Proteins from one Clostridium cellulovorans 743B genomic window:
- the recX gene encoding recombination regulator RecX, whose amino-acid sequence MKITKIEVQKKNNDRVNIFIDDDFAFSCSTELVYYHNLKSGKSAELSEIQKIVDEDNYIKCKNSALKYIEKAYKTEKQITEKLIDKEYPENAIKRTIEFLKEYKFIDDYNFLKIYIRENCTKLGKKKIKYNLLRKGIEEALIDVELDGVSSSFEEKSCEKLAQKKYDSLKNSDTSYMKVYKKLGDFLLRNGYSSDIVSETLKRVVAKEDFKAEGNEERKHNSYEELFILAQKRYNLLISKEKDKMKLLKKLYDYLIRRGYSYEEVKTVVKELINTD is encoded by the coding sequence ATGAAGATAACTAAAATAGAGGTGCAAAAGAAAAACAATGATAGAGTGAATATATTCATTGATGATGATTTTGCTTTTTCATGCAGTACAGAACTTGTTTATTATCATAACCTTAAAAGTGGTAAGAGTGCTGAATTAAGTGAAATTCAAAAGATAGTTGATGAAGATAATTATATAAAGTGTAAAAATTCTGCTCTTAAATATATTGAGAAAGCTTATAAAACAGAAAAGCAAATAACAGAAAAGCTAATAGACAAAGAGTATCCTGAAAATGCCATTAAAAGAACCATTGAATTTTTGAAAGAATATAAGTTTATCGACGACTATAATTTTCTTAAGATATATATAAGAGAGAATTGCACTAAATTAGGGAAGAAAAAGATTAAATATAACTTACTGAGAAAGGGGATTGAAGAAGCTTTAATTGATGTTGAGTTAGATGGAGTTTCATCATCCTTTGAGGAAAAAAGTTGTGAAAAGCTTGCCCAAAAGAAATATGATTCTCTAAAGAATAGTGATACATCTTATATGAAAGTGTATAAGAAACTAGGGGATTTTTTACTTAGAAATGGCTACAGTAGTGATATTGTATCAGAAACTCTTAAAAGAGTAGTTGCTAAAGAGGATTTCAAAGCAGAAGGTAATGAGGAAAGAAAACATAATTCCTATGAAGAATTGTTTATTTTAGCACAAAAGAGATATAATCTATTAATAAGTAAAGAAAAAGATAAAATGAAATTATTAAAAAAGCTTTATGATTATCTTATTAGGCGAGGATACAGTTATGAGGAAGTTAAAACTGTAGTTAAGGAATTAATAAATACGGACTAA
- a CDS encoding transglutaminase domain-containing protein: protein MNLEYFSNFLDYTPISLIIIVALLFPIIKGLILGFSASSIKKETEALEVDITFIVAVLLGLYYGKSMFSKYEQGVFNIIDKLFPKSVSEFLDGKPKVTYIVLLIIFITIIYQVIMFILEIINRNILYPVLDVIGESIKNRSFFFKRFLGAILNIPKGICYAVIISVLFNIISIINVSDKFNEYVNKSKVYNIINEEVIFPVSNSSFAKELPNILDNSLSIDIVKDGKLLPIPSFDTNEIIYFNGTTLEEGIKSNDEMDDFSIELASKYTNSLEKSKAFYNWISKNIEYDKEKANALSKDKYKVKSGAIEAYETRTGVCFDYSCLFTAFCIENNIMVRIVTGEGYSGVKWVNHAWNQVYIEEEKRWINVDTTFGKAGNYFDSESFSIDHRGDKIVGQW from the coding sequence ATGAACCTTGAATATTTCTCCAATTTCTTAGATTATACTCCAATTTCTTTAATAATAATTGTGGCATTGCTCTTTCCAATAATAAAGGGATTGATTTTGGGATTTTCAGCATCCAGTATTAAGAAAGAAACTGAAGCCCTAGAAGTTGATATTACATTTATTGTAGCAGTTCTTTTAGGATTATATTATGGGAAATCTATGTTTAGTAAGTACGAGCAAGGTGTTTTTAATATTATTGATAAGTTGTTCCCAAAAAGTGTTTCGGAGTTTTTGGATGGTAAACCTAAAGTAACATATATAGTATTATTGATAATTTTTATTACTATAATTTATCAGGTTATTATGTTTATTTTGGAAATAATAAATAGAAATATATTATATCCTGTTTTAGATGTTATTGGTGAATCTATAAAAAATCGTTCGTTTTTTTTCAAAAGATTTTTGGGTGCAATTCTTAATATACCAAAGGGAATTTGTTATGCTGTTATCATTAGTGTTCTATTCAATATAATTTCTATCATAAATGTTAGTGATAAGTTTAATGAGTATGTAAATAAGTCAAAGGTATATAATATTATAAACGAGGAAGTGATATTTCCAGTTTCAAATTCTTCCTTTGCAAAGGAATTACCTAATATTTTAGACAACTCATTAAGCATAGATATTGTTAAAGATGGAAAACTTCTTCCTATACCTAGTTTTGATACAAATGAGATAATATATTTCAATGGAACAACTCTAGAAGAAGGAATTAAATCTAATGATGAAATGGATGATTTTTCTATTGAATTAGCATCTAAGTATACAAATTCATTGGAAAAATCTAAAGCCTTTTATAATTGGATAAGTAAAAATATTGAATATGATAAGGAAAAAGCAAATGCTTTATCAAAGGATAAGTATAAGGTAAAGTCTGGAGCTATAGAAGCATATGAAACTAGAACAGGTGTATGTTTTGATTATTCATGCCTTTTTACAGCCTTTTGTATTGAGAATAATATCATGGTGAGAATAGTTACTGGTGAAGGATATAGTGGTGTTAAGTGGGTAAATCATGCTTGGAATCAAGTTTATATTGAGGAAGAGAAGAGATGGATAAATGTAGATACTACCTTTGGCAAGGCTGGAAATTATTTTGATAGTGAAAGTTTTTCAATTGATCATAGAGGAGATAAAATAGTAGGGCAATGGTAG
- a CDS encoding tetratricopeptide repeat protein — protein MNYFNMGNEYYNKNDYARAINLYRKSIENKENEAPSLYNSAVCHIKLMNFMAAIPLLKCALKIKKDSRYYFNLAYCYSQLKDDKKALLYFNTAWALDPFDADCEKAINLIIERIKK, from the coding sequence ATGAATTACTTTAACATGGGTAATGAATATTATAATAAAAATGATTATGCACGAGCGATTAATTTATATAGAAAATCTATTGAAAATAAAGAGAATGAAGCTCCTTCTCTTTATAATTCAGCAGTATGCCATATTAAACTTATGAATTTTATGGCTGCAATTCCACTTCTAAAATGTGCTCTCAAAATAAAAAAAGATAGCAGATATTATTTCAATTTAGCTTACTGCTATTCTCAATTAAAAGACGACAAAAAAGCACTATTATATTTTAATACTGCTTGGGCCCTTGACCCTTTTGATGCAGACTGCGAAAAAGCAATAAACCTAATTATAGAAAGAATAAAAAAATGA
- a CDS encoding 2-hydroxyacyl-CoA dehydratase, translating to MIEKYKVGIDVGSTTIKLVILDNDNKIIYDIYKRHYSDVRTTTFAVLKDAEERFKDHPVSVTITGSGGLALAEQLKIPFTQEVIACTKTVELLAPDTDVAIELGGEDAKITYFENTLEQRMNGTCAGGTGAFIDQMATLLETDALGLNELARKHKVIYPIAARCGVFAKTDVQPLLNEGAAKEDIAASIFQAVVTQTISGLACGKPIRGKVALLGGPLFFLSELRQRFIETLNLTEDMVIFPDNSQLFVAYGAAVSSIDGQTTSFTKIIDSISKIKKSELKLSDTLEPLFKDKKELEIFRKRHSDYKVKEKTLESYSGKAFLGIDAGSTTTKAALIDEQGALLYSYYGGNKGKPLETSIDIIKDIYNKLPKNVVIAKATVTGYGEALIKNALNVDIGEVETIAHYKAAEKFLPGVDFILDIGGQDMKAVRIKDGVINSIQLNEACSSGCGSFLATFANSLNMEIQNFAQEALLSQSPVDLGSRCTVFMNSKVKQVQKEGAEVSDISAGLSYSVIKNALFKVIKVRRIDELGKKIVVQGGTFYNEAVLRALELTLGREVIRPNISGIMGAYGAALIALDKYQENEISTLLSKEQLETFSSEKEHRHCGLCNNNCMLTVTKFSDGRSYITGNRCERGAGLPVSKKSSLNLYDYKYNRTFRYKSLKIEEAPRGEVGIPRVLNMYENYPFWHTFLTKLGFRVVLSPTSTKEVYEMGIETIPSESACYPAKLTHGHIMSLIKKGLKFIFYPSVSYEIKEFKEANNHYNCPIVTSYPEVIKNNIDEMRSGELIYKNPFLNLNHRESVAKNLFEEFSMFNISKEEINEALDLAYAENEAYKQDIKNKGKEIIDELEKTGKKGVVLAGRPYHSDPEINHGIANIIIQEGLAVLTEDSVSDLAEIERPLRVVDQWNYHTRLYAAATYVAKNSNLELIQLNSFGCGLDGVTTDQVQEILEQSGKIYTLIKIDEGSNLGAVRIRIRSLKAAMKERSTMVFRPITKLQTKERIVFTKEMKKNHTILCPQMSPIHFELIEAAFRSSGYKLKLLPAVDKSAVDVGLKYVNNDACYPAIIVVGQLIEALQSGEYDVNNTTVIMSQTGGGCRATNYIAFLRKALKDAGFENVPVLSLSAQGIEKNPGFKITLPLLNKAMLALIYGDLFMRVVYRVRPYEKEKGSANALHEKWQEIAKKNVMNGSRKEFKKNIVDIINEFDELPINNIIKPRVGLVGEILVKFHPTANNNVIEIIENEGAEAVVPDLMGFMLYSFFDSTFKHENLGFSYMSKLTSDLAVKVIEFYQKTMDKALRESKRFHGVEKIHEVAAGASDIISIGNQTGEGWFLTGEMVELLEMGVNNIICMQPFACLPNHVTGKGVIKELRRRYPYSNIAPIDYDPGASEVNQLNRIKLMLATAFKNLELNSDKNVHHHKGVEQEIASELKSE from the coding sequence ATGATTGAAAAGTATAAAGTAGGTATTGACGTAGGTTCTACTACAATAAAACTTGTTATATTAGATAATGATAATAAAATTATATATGATATATATAAGAGGCATTATTCTGATGTTAGAACCACTACCTTCGCTGTATTAAAAGATGCAGAAGAGAGATTTAAAGATCACCCAGTAAGTGTTACAATTACTGGTTCAGGGGGATTAGCTTTAGCTGAGCAATTAAAAATTCCATTCACTCAAGAAGTTATCGCATGTACTAAAACTGTTGAATTGTTAGCACCAGATACAGATGTTGCAATAGAACTTGGAGGCGAAGATGCAAAGATAACATATTTTGAAAACACCTTAGAGCAAAGAATGAATGGAACTTGTGCTGGTGGAACTGGTGCTTTTATTGATCAGATGGCAACATTACTAGAAACAGATGCTCTAGGATTAAATGAACTTGCAAGAAAACATAAGGTAATATATCCTATAGCTGCTCGTTGTGGTGTGTTTGCGAAAACAGATGTACAACCATTATTAAACGAGGGTGCAGCAAAAGAAGATATAGCAGCATCGATTTTTCAAGCAGTAGTAACACAAACAATAAGTGGACTTGCTTGCGGAAAGCCAATAAGAGGTAAGGTTGCTTTATTAGGTGGACCATTATTCTTTTTATCTGAACTAAGACAAAGATTTATAGAAACCTTAAATCTTACAGAGGATATGGTAATTTTCCCTGATAATTCTCAACTATTTGTTGCATATGGAGCAGCTGTTAGTTCAATTGATGGACAAACTACTTCTTTTACAAAGATAATAGATTCCATTAGTAAGATAAAAAAATCAGAATTAAAGTTATCTGATACACTTGAACCATTGTTTAAAGATAAAAAAGAGTTGGAAATTTTCAGAAAAAGACATTCAGATTATAAAGTAAAGGAAAAGACTTTAGAATCCTATAGTGGAAAAGCATTTTTAGGTATTGATGCTGGTTCCACAACTACTAAAGCAGCATTGATTGATGAGCAAGGTGCATTGTTATATTCCTATTATGGTGGGAATAAGGGAAAACCATTAGAGACAAGTATTGATATTATTAAAGATATATATAACAAACTGCCTAAAAATGTAGTTATTGCTAAGGCTACAGTGACAGGATATGGAGAGGCACTTATAAAAAATGCTTTAAACGTTGATATAGGAGAAGTTGAAACTATAGCTCATTATAAGGCTGCTGAGAAGTTTTTGCCTGGGGTAGATTTTATTTTAGATATCGGTGGACAGGATATGAAGGCCGTTAGGATAAAAGACGGAGTAATTAATTCTATCCAACTTAATGAAGCTTGTTCTTCCGGCTGTGGATCTTTCTTAGCAACCTTCGCTAATTCTTTAAATATGGAAATTCAGAATTTTGCACAGGAAGCTTTATTATCTCAAAGTCCTGTTGACTTAGGGTCAAGGTGTACTGTGTTTATGAATTCAAAGGTTAAGCAAGTGCAAAAGGAAGGGGCAGAGGTAAGTGATATTTCTGCGGGGCTTTCTTATTCAGTAATTAAAAATGCATTATTTAAGGTTATTAAAGTTAGAAGAATTGACGAACTAGGGAAAAAAATTGTTGTTCAAGGTGGAACCTTCTACAATGAGGCAGTACTTAGAGCACTTGAATTAACTCTAGGTAGGGAAGTAATAAGACCTAATATATCTGGTATTATGGGAGCGTATGGTGCAGCCTTAATAGCCTTAGATAAATATCAGGAAAATGAAATTTCTACGTTATTATCTAAAGAACAATTAGAAACTTTTTCTAGTGAAAAAGAACACAGACATTGTGGATTATGTAATAATAATTGTATGTTGACAGTAACAAAATTTTCTGATGGCAGAAGTTATATTACAGGAAATAGGTGTGAAAGGGGAGCAGGACTTCCTGTTTCAAAGAAATCCTCTTTAAATCTTTATGACTATAAATATAATAGAACCTTCAGATATAAATCTCTTAAAATAGAAGAAGCACCTAGAGGCGAAGTAGGAATTCCAAGAGTTCTAAATATGTATGAGAATTATCCATTCTGGCATACATTTTTAACAAAACTAGGCTTTAGAGTTGTTTTATCACCTACATCTACAAAAGAAGTATACGAGATGGGTATAGAAACAATCCCATCTGAGTCAGCTTGTTATCCAGCAAAGCTTACTCATGGGCATATAATGAGTCTAATCAAAAAAGGATTAAAATTTATATTCTATCCATCGGTGAGTTATGAGATTAAAGAATTTAAGGAAGCTAATAATCATTATAATTGCCCAATTGTTACCTCATATCCAGAGGTAATTAAAAATAATATTGATGAGATGAGATCTGGTGAGTTAATATATAAAAATCCTTTCCTTAATTTAAATCATAGAGAATCTGTAGCCAAAAATCTTTTTGAAGAATTCTCGATGTTTAATATAAGTAAAGAAGAAATCAATGAAGCATTAGATTTAGCTTATGCTGAGAATGAAGCATATAAGCAGGATATAAAGAATAAAGGCAAAGAGATTATTGATGAACTTGAGAAGACTGGCAAAAAGGGCGTTGTTCTTGCTGGTAGACCATATCACAGTGATCCAGAAATCAACCATGGAATTGCTAATATAATAATACAAGAAGGATTAGCAGTTCTAACAGAAGATAGTGTTTCAGATCTTGCAGAAATTGAAAGACCATTAAGGGTTGTAGACCAATGGAATTATCATACACGATTATATGCAGCAGCAACTTATGTAGCAAAAAATTCTAACCTTGAGCTTATTCAATTAAACTCTTTCGGCTGTGGTCTTGATGGTGTAACTACGGATCAAGTTCAAGAAATATTAGAACAAAGTGGTAAGATTTATACATTGATTAAAATTGACGAGGGAAGTAATCTTGGAGCTGTAAGAATAAGAATCCGATCACTAAAAGCAGCAATGAAAGAAAGAAGCACTATGGTTTTTAGACCGATTACTAAGCTTCAAACAAAAGAGAGAATAGTGTTCACAAAGGAAATGAAGAAAAATCATACGATATTATGTCCTCAAATGTCTCCAATTCACTTTGAATTAATTGAAGCAGCATTTAGATCTAGCGGATATAAACTTAAGCTTTTACCTGCTGTAGATAAGAGTGCTGTGGATGTAGGACTTAAGTATGTAAATAATGATGCTTGTTACCCAGCTATTATAGTTGTTGGACAACTGATAGAAGCTTTACAATCAGGAGAATATGATGTAAACAATACAACTGTAATTATGTCTCAAACTGGTGGTGGCTGTAGAGCAACAAATTATATAGCATTCCTTAGAAAAGCTCTAAAAGATGCTGGTTTTGAAAATGTTCCTGTACTTTCATTAAGTGCTCAAGGAATAGAAAAGAATCCAGGTTTCAAAATAACTTTACCGTTGCTAAATAAAGCGATGTTAGCTTTAATATATGGAGATTTATTCATGAGAGTGGTATATAGAGTGAGACCTTATGAAAAAGAAAAAGGCTCAGCTAATGCCCTTCATGAAAAGTGGCAGGAAATAGCCAAGAAAAATGTTATGAATGGAAGTAGAAAAGAATTCAAGAAGAATATCGTAGATATAATCAATGAATTTGATGAACTTCCTATAAATAATATTATAAAACCTAGAGTTGGTTTAGTAGGAGAAATCTTAGTAAAGTTCCATCCTACAGCTAATAACAACGTCATTGAGATAATAGAAAATGAAGGGGCAGAAGCAGTTGTGCCAGACTTAATGGGCTTTATGCTTTATTCCTTCTTTGATTCAACTTTTAAACATGAGAATTTAGGTTTCAGTTATATGTCAAAGTTAACATCAGATTTAGCAGTTAAAGTTATAGAATTTTATCAGAAGACGATGGATAAAGCTTTAAGAGAAAGTAAGAGATTCCATGGTGTTGAGAAAATTCATGAAGTGGCAGCCGGAGCTTCAGATATTATTTCCATAGGAAATCAAACTGGAGAAGGTTGGTTCTTAACTGGTGAAATGGTAGAACTTTTAGAGATGGGTGTAAATAATATAATTTGTATGCAGCCATTTGCTTGTTTACCAAACCATGTAACAGGAAAAGGAGTAATAAAAGAACTAAGAAGACGATATCCTTATTCTAATATAGCGCCTATAGATTATGACCCAGGTGCTAGTGAGGTAAATCAACTTAATAGAATTAAATTAATGTTGGCTACTGCCTTCAAAAACCTAGAGCTTAATAGTGATAAAAATGTCCATCACCATAAAGGTGTTGAACAAGAAATTGCTTCAGAATTAAAGTCAGAATAA
- a CDS encoding valine--tRNA ligase, translating into MDEKKLLSTTYDPKEFEDRLYKWWEEEKFFTPKVDKNKKPFTIMMPPPNITGHLHLGHALDNTLQDVLIRTKRMQGFSTLWLPGEDHASIATEVRVETELLKQGLKKKEMGREAFLEKVWEWSDTYRERIKTQLKKVGVSADFTREAFTMDENLNKAVRTVFVKLYEEGLIYQGNRITNWCPKCQTAISDAEIIYEEKEGNFWHIKYPVKDSDEFVEIATTRPETLLGDTAVAVNPKDERYSHLVGKILILPLVGREIPVIADDYVEKDFGTGCVKITPAHDPNDYQVGLRHKLPEIIVMNKNGTISEGYGKYSGLDRYEARKAMVKDLEEQNLLVKIKPHTHNVSIHDRCSDVIEPMISKQWYVKMESLAKPALDAVRGGKTKFVPERFDKIYYNWMENIQDWCISRQLWWGHRIPVWYCQDCGEITCSVEAPTHCTKCQSSNLRQDEDVLDTWFSSALWPFSTLGWPDKTEDLEYYYPTDVLVTGYDIIFFWVARMIFSGIHNMDETPFHTVLIHGLVRAEDGRKMSKSLGNGVDPLEVIDTYGADALRFMLITGNSPGNDIRFKMDKVESARNFANKIWNASRFVMMNLDMDLVNKYKDSTKYSVADKWILSRFNTLVKEVTENIDKYELGIAGQKIYDFMWTEFCDWYIELTKPVLWSEDEEAKGVVYNVLRKVLIGGLQLLHPIMPYITEEIYLHLEPEYKSITISKWPEYDESLYSKEIETKMNYIIEAIKALRNVRAEMNVAPSRRAKVVIFASEGRDAFEEGRIYFEKLASASEVEFIDSKDAAPEKAVSAVTKGAELYMPLLDLIDLDKELERLNKELVKLQGEIDRVEKKLTNERFISKAPQEVVEEEKAKGEKYKEMHKAVLDRIAALK; encoded by the coding sequence ATGGATGAAAAAAAATTATTAAGTACGACATATGATCCGAAAGAGTTCGAAGATAGACTATATAAATGGTGGGAAGAAGAAAAATTCTTTACCCCAAAGGTAGATAAAAATAAAAAACCATTTACAATTATGATGCCACCACCAAATATAACTGGACATTTACATTTAGGTCATGCATTGGACAATACACTTCAAGACGTTCTAATCAGAACAAAGAGAATGCAAGGTTTTTCTACATTATGGCTTCCTGGTGAAGACCATGCAAGTATTGCTACAGAAGTTAGAGTTGAAACTGAACTTCTAAAGCAAGGTCTTAAGAAAAAAGAAATGGGTAGAGAAGCTTTCTTAGAAAAGGTTTGGGAATGGTCTGATACTTATAGAGAAAGAATTAAAACTCAGTTAAAAAAGGTTGGTGTATCTGCTGACTTCACAAGAGAAGCTTTCACAATGGATGAAAACTTAAACAAAGCAGTAAGAACTGTTTTCGTTAAGTTATATGAAGAAGGCTTAATATATCAAGGAAATAGAATAACTAACTGGTGTCCTAAGTGTCAAACTGCTATATCTGATGCGGAAATCATCTATGAAGAAAAAGAAGGTAACTTCTGGCATATAAAATATCCTGTAAAAGATTCTGATGAATTTGTAGAGATAGCTACAACAAGACCAGAAACTTTACTTGGAGATACTGCTGTTGCAGTTAATCCAAAGGACGAAAGATATTCGCATCTTGTTGGAAAAATACTGATATTACCATTAGTGGGTAGAGAAATTCCTGTAATAGCAGATGATTATGTTGAGAAGGACTTTGGAACTGGTTGTGTTAAAATAACTCCAGCTCACGACCCAAATGACTATCAAGTTGGATTAAGACACAAACTTCCAGAAATTATTGTAATGAATAAGAATGGTACTATTTCTGAAGGTTATGGTAAATATTCTGGATTAGATAGATATGAAGCTAGAAAAGCTATGGTAAAGGATTTAGAAGAGCAAAATTTACTTGTTAAGATAAAACCACATACTCATAATGTAAGTATTCACGATAGATGTAGTGACGTAATAGAGCCGATGATCTCAAAACAATGGTATGTTAAGATGGAATCTTTAGCAAAACCTGCTCTTGATGCTGTAAGAGGAGGAAAAACAAAATTTGTTCCTGAAAGATTCGATAAGATATACTATAATTGGATGGAAAATATCCAAGATTGGTGTATTTCAAGACAGCTTTGGTGGGGACACAGAATTCCAGTTTGGTACTGTCAAGATTGTGGGGAAATTACCTGCAGTGTTGAGGCACCAACTCATTGTACAAAATGCCAAAGCAGTAATTTAAGACAAGATGAAGATGTTTTAGATACTTGGTTCTCATCAGCTTTATGGCCTTTCTCAACTTTAGGATGGCCAGATAAAACAGAAGATTTAGAATATTACTATCCAACAGATGTATTAGTAACTGGTTACGATATAATTTTCTTCTGGGTTGCAAGAATGATATTCTCAGGTATTCATAATATGGATGAAACTCCATTCCATACTGTATTAATACACGGTCTAGTTCGTGCAGAAGATGGAAGAAAGATGTCAAAATCTTTAGGAAATGGTGTTGATCCATTAGAAGTTATAGACACTTACGGTGCTGATGCTTTAAGGTTTATGCTTATTACTGGAAACTCACCTGGAAATGACATTAGATTCAAGATGGATAAAGTTGAATCTGCAAGAAACTTTGCTAACAAGATTTGGAATGCTTCTAGATTCGTAATGATGAATTTAGATATGGATCTTGTAAACAAATACAAGGATAGCACAAAATATTCTGTAGCAGATAAATGGATACTTTCAAGATTTAACACATTAGTTAAGGAAGTAACTGAAAATATAGATAAATACGAACTTGGAATCGCTGGACAAAAGATTTATGACTTTATGTGGACAGAATTCTGTGATTGGTATATAGAACTTACAAAGCCAGTATTATGGAGTGAGGATGAAGAAGCTAAGGGCGTAGTTTACAACGTACTAAGAAAAGTGTTAATTGGAGGATTACAACTTCTACATCCAATAATGCCTTATATAACTGAAGAAATATATCTTCACTTAGAGCCAGAATATAAATCAATAACTATATCTAAATGGCCAGAATACGATGAAAGCTTATATTCAAAAGAAATTGAAACAAAGATGAATTATATAATAGAGGCAATAAAAGCTCTTAGAAACGTAAGAGCAGAGATGAATGTTGCTCCTTCAAGAAGAGCAAAGGTTGTAATTTTTGCAAGCGAAGGAAGAGATGCATTTGAGGAAGGTAGAATCTACTTTGAAAAACTTGCTTCAGCAAGTGAAGTTGAATTTATCGATTCAAAAGATGCTGCTCCAGAAAAAGCTGTTTCAGCAGTTACTAAAGGTGCAGAATTATACATGCCACTATTAGATCTTATAGATTTAGATAAAGAACTTGAAAGATTAAATAAAGAGCTTGTAAAACTTCAAGGTGAAATAGATAGAGTAGAAAAAAAGCTTACAAATGAAAGATTCATATCAAAAGCGCCTCAGGAAGTAGTTGAAGAAGAAAAAGCAAAGGGCGAAAAGTATAAAGAAATGCATAAAGCAGTTCTTGATAGAATTGCAGCTTTAAAATAG
- a CDS encoding bifunctional folylpolyglutamate synthase/dihydrofolate synthase — MNYQETMDYIHNTAKFVVNLGLSRVERLLELLGNPHKNIKAIHIAGTNGKGSTTAMITNILVASGYKVGMYTSPFLEEFEERIQINNCNIPKERLCQVVSFVKDAAKVMLEEGYEQPTEFEIITATMFKYFYEEKVDLAVIEVGLGGRFDATNVINPILSIIASISLDHMHVLGDTIEKIAFEKAGIIKESIPLIVYPQKASVLQVIKAVAEEKEAPMTIVKEDAAKFRKVNKINDTLTQEIEINTYKDNYIVDLKLLGTHQLLNTSVVVTACEKLKEQGYNLTKESISAGLKTVVWKGRMEIMNNNPITVIDGAHNIDAIIRLKESVEKYFSYKNIILILGILADKQVDNMVNVIAKDAKKIITVTPNSERAELGEDLLKIVKKVNDNCQYEENYQEALRKAREYAEAEDIILISGSLYMIGDMRKLLK; from the coding sequence ATGAATTATCAAGAAACAATGGACTATATTCATAATACTGCTAAGTTTGTGGTTAATTTAGGACTTTCAAGAGTTGAAAGATTACTAGAATTGCTTGGAAATCCTCATAAAAATATTAAAGCAATTCATATTGCAGGAACAAATGGCAAAGGTTCTACTACTGCCATGATAACTAATATTTTAGTTGCGTCAGGCTACAAGGTAGGAATGTACACTTCGCCATTTTTAGAAGAATTTGAAGAAAGAATTCAAATTAATAATTGTAATATTCCAAAGGAAAGACTTTGTCAGGTTGTATCATTTGTAAAGGATGCCGCAAAGGTGATGTTAGAAGAAGGCTATGAACAACCAACTGAGTTTGAGATAATTACAGCTACTATGTTTAAATATTTCTATGAAGAAAAAGTTGATTTAGCTGTGATAGAAGTTGGACTTGGCGGAAGATTTGATGCTACTAATGTTATAAATCCTATTTTATCTATAATAGCGTCTATAAGCCTTGATCATATGCATGTACTAGGGGATACCATAGAGAAGATAGCTTTCGAAAAGGCTGGTATAATAAAAGAAAGTATTCCGCTGATAGTATACCCTCAAAAGGCTTCAGTTCTTCAAGTGATTAAAGCTGTTGCAGAAGAAAAGGAAGCTCCTATGACTATTGTTAAAGAAGACGCAGCTAAATTTAGAAAAGTAAATAAAATTAATGATACTCTAACTCAAGAAATAGAGATAAACACTTATAAAGACAATTATATAGTTGATTTAAAGCTTTTAGGAACCCATCAGCTTCTAAATACTTCAGTGGTGGTTACAGCCTGTGAAAAGCTAAAAGAACAAGGCTACAACCTTACTAAGGAAAGCATAAGTGCTGGTCTAAAAACTGTTGTCTGGAAGGGCAGAATGGAGATTATGAATAATAATCCTATAACAGTTATAGATGGAGCTCATAACATAGATGCTATAATTAGGCTTAAAGAAAGTGTAGAAAAATATTTCTCATATAAAAACATAATCTTGATTTTAGGAATCTTAGCAGATAAACAAGTTGATAATATGGTCAACGTTATTGCAAAGGATGCAAAGAAAATTATAACCGTTACTCCAAATAGTGAAAGAGCAGAACTTGGAGAAGATCTCTTGAAGATTGTAAAGAAGGTTAATGATAATTGCCAATATGAAGAAAACTATCAGGAAGCTTTAAGAAAAGCTAGAGAGTATGCAGAGGCTGAAGATATCATTTTAATAAGTGGGTCATTGTATATGATTGGAGATATGAGAAAACTTTTAAAATAA